Proteins from a single region of Pangasianodon hypophthalmus isolate fPanHyp1 chromosome 7, fPanHyp1.pri, whole genome shotgun sequence:
- the LOC113529376 gene encoding plasma membrane calcium-transporting ATPase 1 gives MARNSRRGSKYKADANHDADFGCTLQELRSLMDLRGTEGLQRIQEWYGDVQGLCSRLKSSPTDGLSLNADDLARRKEEFGKNFIPPKKPKTFLQLVWEALQDVTLIILEVAAMISLGLSFYRPPNAERENCGRAAGGVEDDSEAETGWIEGAAILLSVICVVLVTAFNDWSKEKQFRGLQNRIEQEQKFTVVRGGQVIQIPVVEIVVGDIAQVKYGDLLPADGVLIQGNDLKIDESSLTGESDHVRKALDKDPMLLSGTHVMEGSGRMLVTAVGLNSQTGIIFTLLGAGDDEGEDEKEEKERKQKKKEEKKKEKERQKKERKEKKDKKNKQQDLSDKYKDKDGVGAEGQLLSSEDGTVIEEKKKSNLPKKEKSVLQGKLTKLAVQIGKAGLFMSAITVIILVVLFLVDTFCIQGLPWIKDCTPVYIQFFVKFFIIGVTVLVVAVPEGLPLAVTISLAYSVKKMMKDNNLVRHLDACETMGNATAICSDKTGTLTMNRMTVVQVYVGDRHYRRVPEPDLIQSKILDLLIIGISVNCAYTTKIMPPEKEGGLPRQVGNKTECALLGFTLDLGRDYQVIRKEYPEERLFKVYTFNSVRKSMSTVLKNFDGSYRMFSKGASEILLKKCCKILTASGDSKVFKPRDRDDLLNNVIEPMALEGLRTICLAYRDFSASEGEPDWDNEADVLTGLTCICVVGIEDPVRPEVPDAIKKCQRAGITVRMVTGDNINTARAIANKCGILHPGDDFLCLEGKEFNRRIRNELGEIEQERIDKIWPKLRVLARSSPTDKHTLVKGIIDSTAVEQRQVVAVTGDGTNDGPALKKADVGFAMGIAGTDVAKEASDIILTDDNFTSIVKAVMWGRNVYDSISKFLQFQLTVNVVAVVVAFTGACITQDSPLKAVQMLWVNLIMDTFASLALATEPPTEALLLRKPYGRNKPLISRTMMKNILGHAVYQLTIIFTLLFAGEKIFDIDSGRNAPLHAPPSEHYTIVFNTFVMMQLFNEFNARKIHGERNVFDGIFNNLIFCSIVFGTFVIQIVIVQFGGKPFSCVGLSIEQWLWCVFLGFGCLIWGQLITTIPTSRLKFLKTAGHGTQKEEIPEEELEEMEALDEIDHAEMELRRGQVLWCRGLNRIQTQIRVVNAFREALSPYEGLETPESRSSIHNFMSHPEFRIEDSDLAIPLIDETESEEDGPTKRGFVQSAIPSRISSPNQNNNSANSRTFHHYKDFKKTATPQTPGSPMHSLETSL, from the exons ATGGCCCGAAATTCTCGCCGTGGTTCTAAGTACAAGGCAGATGCCAACCATGATGCTGATTTTGGCTGCACGCTCCAAGAGCTTCGGTCACTCATGGACCTCAGAGGCACTGAAGGATTACAAAGAATCCAGGAGTGGTATGGAGACGTCCAAGGACTCTGCTCCAGGTTAAAATCATCACCCACAGATG GGCTAAGCCTAAATGCTGATGACCTtgcaagaagaaaagaagaatttGGAAAAAATTTCATACCGCCGAAAAAGCCAAAAACATTCCTCCAGTTAGTGTGGGAAGCACTGCAAGATGTGACACTAATTATTCTGGAAGTTGCAGCCATGATATCCTTAGGCCTTTCCTTCTATAGACCTCCAAATgctgaaagagaaa ACTGTGGAAGAGCTGCAGGAGGAGTGGAGGATGACAGCGAAGCAGAGACAGGATGGATAGAGGGTGCTGCCATCCTTTTATCTGTCATCTGCGTGGTGCTCGTCACTGCCTTTAATGACTGGAGCAAAGAAAAGCAGTTTCGTGGCTTGCAGAATCGCATTGAACAGGAGCAAAAGTTCACAGTGGTACGAGGAGGCCAAGTCATTCAGATTCCTGTGGTTGAGATTGTCGTTGGAGACATCGCTCAAGTAAAATATG GTGACCTCCTTCCCGCTGATGGCGTTCTAATCCAAGGAAATGATCTTAAAATTGACGAGAGCTCTCTCACAGGAGAGTCGGACCATGTCAGAAAGGCACTGGACAAAGATCCCATGCTACTCTCAG GTACTCATGTTATGGAGGGATCAGGAAGGATGTTGGTCACCGCAGTGGGCTTGAATTCTCAGACTGGTATCATCTTCACCCTCCTCGGTGCAGGAGATGATGAAGGAGaggatgaaaaagaagaaaaggagaggaagcaaaagaagaaggaagaaaagaagaaagaaaaagaaaggcaaaagaaggagagaaaagaaaaaaaggacaaaaaaa ACAAACAGCAAGATTTATCGGACAAATACAAGG ATAAAGATGGAGTAGGTGCTGAAGGCCAGCTTCTCAGCAGTGAGGATGGAACAGTGattgaggagaaaaagaaatccAATCtgccaaagaaagaaaaatctgtaCTTCAAGGGAAGCTCACCAAACTAGCTGTGCAAATTGGAAAAGCAG GCCTTTTCATGTCAGCCATCACAGTCATTATTTTGGTGGTGCTCTTTTTGGTGGACACTTTCTGCATCCAAGGGCTTCCATGGATTAAAGACTGCACCCCTGTCTATATCCAGTTCTTTGTCAAGTTCTTCATCATTGGAGTCACTGTGTTGGTTGTTGCTGTGCCTGAGGGACTTCCTCTCGCTGTCACCATCTCATTAGCATACTCTGTCAAA AAAATGATGAAAGATAACAACTTGGTCAGACACTTGGATGCATGTGAGACGATGGGCAATGCCACTGCCATCTGCTCAGATAAGACGGGCACATTAACCATGAACAGAATGACTGTGGTGCAGGTTTATGTGGGAGACAGACACTACAGGAGGGTGCCTGAACCTGATCTCATTCAAAGCAAGATCTTGGATCTGCTCATCATTGGCATTAGTGTTAACTGTGCATATACTACTAAGATCATG CCACCTGAGAAGGAAGGTGGACTACCTCGTCAGGTGGGGAACAAAACTGAATGTGCCTTGCTGGGGTTTACGCTTGACTTGGGCAGAGACTACCAAGTCATCCGCAAAGAATATCCAGAAGAGAGGCTTTTCAAAGTATACACCTTCAACTCTGTGAGAAAATCCATGAGCACAGTGCTGAAAAATTTTGATGGAAGTTATCGGATGTTCAGCAAAGGAGCCTCTGAAATTCTGCTGAAGAA GTGTTGTAAAATCTTAACAGCTAGCGGTGATTCCAAGGTCTTCAAGCCCAGAGATCGAGATGACCTGCTGAATAATGTGATTGAGCCCATGGCTTTAGAGGGTTTGAGGACAATCTGCCTAGCCTACAGGGACTTTTCCGCCTCAGAGGGGGAACCAGACTGGGACAATGAAGCTGACGTCCTCACAGGCCTCACCTGCATCTGTGTTGTGGGAATTGAAGATCCTGTACGGCCAGAG GTCCCTGATGCCATTAAGAAATGTCAGCGGGCAGGAATCACGGTACGTATGGTCACAGGGGACAACATTAACACTGCCCGCGCTATTGCCAATAAGTGTGGTATCCTCCATCCTGGAGATGATTTCCTGTGCCTTGAGGGCAAAGAATTCAACAGGCGAATACGCAATGAACTAGGAGAG ATTGAACAAGAGCGTATTGACAAGATTTGGCCTAAACTGCGTGTGCTGGCAAGATCCTCTCCAACCGATAAGCATACATTAGTAAAAG GTATAATTGATAGCACTGCGGTAGAGCAAAGACAAGTAGTAGCTGTAACAGGAGATGGAACAAATGATGGCCCTGCCTTGAAGAAAGCTGATGTTGGCTTTGCCATg GGCATTGCTGGAACAGATGTGGCCAAAGAGGCCTCAGACATTATCTTGACAGATGACAACTTCACCAGCATAGTGAAAGCTGTTATGTGGGGGCGAAACGTCTATGACAGCATCTCAAAATTCCTGCAATTTCAACTGACAGTCAATGTAGTGGCTGTAGTGGTGGCATTCACTGGCGCCTGTATCACACAG GACTCTCCACTAAAGGCAGTCCAGATGTTGTGGGTAAATCTAATCATGGACACATTTGCATCACTGGCTCTGGCCACCGAGCCACCCACTGAGGCTTTACTGCTGAGGAAACCCTACGGTCGCAACAAGCCCCTCATCTCCAGAACCATGATGAAAAACATTCTGGGTCATGCTGTATACCAACTCACTATCATCTTTACTCTGTTGTTTGCTG GTGAGAAGATCTTTGATATTGACAGTGGCAGGAATGCTCCTTTACATGCCCCTCCTTCAGAACACTACACAATTGTCTTCAACACCTTTGTCATGATGCAACTCTTCAATGAGTTCAATGCTCGCAAGATCCATGGCGAGAGGAATGTGTTTGATGGCATCTTCAACAACCTGATCTTCTGTTCCATTGTTTTTGGCACATTTGTTATCCAG ATTGTAATTGTGCAATTTGGTGGAAAGCCCTTCAGCTGTGTGGGACTTAGTATTGAACAGTGGCTTTGGTGTGTCTTTCTTGGCTTTGGATGCCTTATCTGGGGCCAG CTGATAACCACCATTCCCACAAGTCGGCTGAAGTTCCTGAAGACTGCTGGGCATGGTACCCAGAAGGAAGAGATCCCAGAGGAGGAACTGGAGGAGATGGAGGCCCTGGATGAGATCGACCATGCTGAGATGGAATTGAGGAGAGGGCAGGTCCTCTGGTGCAGGGGCCTCAACAGAATCCAGACTCAA aTCCGTGTGGTGAATGCTTTCCGGGAAGCCTTGTCCCCTTATGAAGGCTTGGAGACTCCAGAATCGCGAAGCTCCATCCACAACTTCATGAGTCACCCAGAGTTCCGCATCGAAGACTCCGATCTGGCCATCCCTCTAATTGATGAAACAGAGTCTGAGGAAGACGGACCAACAAAACGCGGTTTTGTACAGTCAGCCATTCCTTCTCGCATATCTTCACCTAATCAGAACAATAATTCTGCCAACAGCAGAACATTTCATCACTACAAGGACTTTAAAAAGACTGCAACCCCTCAAACTCCTGGTAGTCCGATGCACAGCCTGGAGACATCGTTGTGA